From the Streptomyces sp. Tu 2975 genome, one window contains:
- a CDS encoding cytochrome P450 yields MTATAPGALPLLGHTLQFGRRPLEFLVSLACLGDLVEIRLGPRRAYVVCDPALTYQVLLDDRTFDKGGPFYDKGREIAGNGLATCPHRNHRGQRRLVQPAFRRERIVGYGAMVAEQVMSLIESWRHGQVIDVLAEMHTLMINVTARTLFAATIDGSDITMIRNCLDVIAGGVARRVLLPLPVLEKLPLRANRRFNDARHNLKQFTGRMIADYRAAGVDHGDLFSVLLTAGATGGGGLSDDEIHDQVLTFFIAGFETTATTLSWIWHLLGSHPAVRTELHTEVDTVLDGAAADHTDLARLDVTGRVITEALRLWPPAWLFTRTTTSETELAGRLLPAGTTLLYSPYLLHRQADLYPHPDRFDADRWLPQNIAPLGRGAMVPFGAGARKCIGDKLAIAEISIAVATITSRWQLDPVNTDVRPKAGRAALAPRTLHMRLRHRRPFHEQASVGSE; encoded by the coding sequence ATGACGGCAACCGCCCCGGGGGCGTTGCCTCTGCTCGGTCACACTCTGCAGTTCGGGCGACGTCCGTTGGAGTTTTTGGTCTCCCTGGCCTGTCTTGGTGATCTGGTCGAGATCAGGCTTGGCCCTCGCCGGGCGTACGTCGTTTGCGACCCGGCCCTGACGTATCAGGTTCTGCTCGACGACCGTACGTTCGACAAGGGCGGTCCGTTCTACGACAAGGGTCGCGAGATCGCCGGCAACGGCCTGGCGACGTGTCCTCACCGGAACCATCGAGGGCAGCGTCGGCTGGTTCAGCCGGCCTTCCGACGCGAGCGGATCGTCGGCTACGGCGCGATGGTGGCCGAGCAGGTGATGTCGCTCATCGAATCCTGGCGGCACGGTCAGGTGATCGACGTCCTCGCTGAAATGCACACCCTGATGATCAACGTCACCGCTCGCACCTTGTTCGCAGCGACGATCGACGGTTCCGACATCACCATGATCCGCAATTGCCTGGACGTGATCGCGGGCGGCGTCGCACGGCGGGTGTTGCTGCCGCTGCCAGTGCTGGAGAAGCTCCCCCTGCGGGCCAACCGCCGTTTCAACGACGCACGGCACAACCTCAAGCAGTTCACTGGCCGGATGATCGCCGACTACCGGGCAGCCGGAGTCGATCACGGTGACCTGTTCTCCGTCCTGCTGACGGCCGGCGCCACTGGCGGTGGCGGTCTGAGTGACGATGAGATCCACGACCAAGTACTTACCTTCTTCATCGCCGGGTTCGAGACCACGGCCACCACGCTGTCCTGGATCTGGCACTTGCTCGGCAGCCACCCCGCAGTCCGGACGGAGCTGCACACCGAAGTCGACACCGTCCTCGACGGCGCCGCCGCCGACCACACGGACCTCGCCCGCCTTGACGTCACCGGGCGGGTCATTACCGAGGCCCTGCGCCTTTGGCCTCCAGCCTGGTTGTTCACCCGAACCACGACGTCGGAAACCGAACTCGCCGGCCGCCTTCTGCCTGCCGGCACGACGCTCCTCTACAGCCCGTATCTGCTGCACCGCCAGGCCGATCTCTACCCTCATCCCGATCGGTTCGACGCCGACCGGTGGCTTCCCCAGAACATCGCGCCACTGGGTCGTGGTGCGATGGTGCCGTTCGGAGCCGGTGCCCGTAAGTGCATCGGAGACAAACTCGCCATCGCCGAGATCAGTATCGCCGTTGCCACCATCACCTCGCGATGGCAACTCGACCCCGTCAACACCGATGTTCGCCCCAAGGCCGGGCGGGCTGCTCTCGCTCCCCGCACACTGCACATGCGCCTGCGGCATCGCCGACCGTTTCACGAGCAGGCAAGTGTCGGGAGTGAATGA
- a CDS encoding polyprenyl synthetase family protein: MKPLIRTRVHALPPQIRHVAGLHFGWWTDDGTALDAPAVSKFVRPALALLACRAVGADPHAARAAAVAVELVHNASLLHDDIIDNDPLRRGRPALWTAKGIAAAILAGDALFFAAVQALAEASEADRTVPVLLAAVQGLIEGEYLDTLTESGADASEDRTAAIAAGKTGALLACACELGAIAGGATPERALLLRGFGQRLGIAYQCIDDVLGIWGEESVTGKPALSDLRSRKVTIPVAAAMAGRTPQAQALRALYRANGPLGEEDFARVRDLIEQTGARQATLRRARRHTADALNLLDQARPEPSAAAELAALAGLITLRNH; the protein is encoded by the coding sequence GTGAAGCCGCTGATCCGGACCCGGGTTCACGCTCTTCCTCCTCAGATCCGGCACGTCGCGGGGCTGCATTTCGGCTGGTGGACCGACGACGGCACTGCCCTGGACGCCCCGGCCGTCAGCAAGTTCGTCCGCCCGGCCCTCGCCCTGCTGGCCTGCCGGGCGGTGGGCGCAGACCCGCACGCCGCGCGGGCGGCGGCCGTGGCGGTGGAACTGGTCCACAACGCCAGCCTGCTCCACGACGACATCATCGACAACGATCCGCTCCGCCGAGGCCGGCCCGCCCTCTGGACGGCCAAGGGCATTGCGGCGGCAATCCTCGCGGGAGATGCTCTGTTCTTCGCCGCCGTCCAGGCCCTTGCCGAGGCGTCGGAGGCGGACCGGACGGTGCCGGTGCTGCTGGCGGCTGTGCAGGGGCTGATAGAGGGCGAGTACCTCGACACCCTCACTGAGTCGGGCGCCGACGCCAGTGAGGACCGGACTGCGGCGATCGCGGCCGGCAAAACCGGCGCACTGCTCGCCTGCGCCTGCGAACTCGGCGCGATCGCGGGCGGCGCCACACCAGAGCGCGCCCTGCTCCTGCGGGGCTTCGGCCAGCGTCTGGGCATCGCCTACCAGTGCATCGACGACGTCCTCGGCATCTGGGGCGAAGAGTCGGTGACGGGAAAACCCGCCCTGTCCGATCTGCGCTCCCGCAAGGTCACCATCCCCGTCGCGGCCGCCATGGCCGGCCGCACCCCGCAGGCCCAGGCCCTGCGCGCTCTGTACCGCGCGAACGGTCCGCTGGGCGAGGAGGACTTCGCTCGGGTCAGGGACCTGATCGAGCAGACCGGCGCACGGCAGGCCACGCTACGCCGCGCCCGCCGCCACACCGCCGATGCCCTGAACCTTTTGGACCAGGCCCGTCCGGAGCCGTCGGCAGCCGCCGAACTGGCGGCCCTTGCCGGTCTGATCACCCTTCGAAACCACTGA
- a CDS encoding transglutaminase domain-containing protein: MGRFRFIPPDAAHYDMGVAAAAALLNTRPENILELVERGMPFRYQPGVGPLFDLADVMNVGNNSRSGRTAPELTAMFLMRFSADPGRGWLDAKKWMVTVSVPDDRPGRYQLSDVDATGAGIASLTPEGVGWVVVGSGTGTLRYQTAVQLTGTFDRVRDARAGDVYQQMLDDLYGGRVTYQVVSEALRLDHHRAWELGMADCMVVSRVIADRLRGHGLAARARRGLLLGPVGSEHAWCEVWEDGRWKAVDVGFAYNPTGRPWMHRPAATDEFAAACFGSRFNRLLPCAAPDAASLILDRLEGRPRAMNSLISATAWNGAA, encoded by the coding sequence TTGGGCCGTTTCCGCTTTATCCCGCCCGATGCAGCGCACTACGACATGGGTGTAGCCGCTGCCGCCGCTCTGCTGAACACGCGGCCCGAGAACATCCTCGAGCTGGTGGAGCGCGGCATGCCCTTTCGGTATCAGCCGGGTGTCGGTCCGCTGTTCGACCTGGCGGATGTGATGAATGTGGGGAACAACAGCCGCTCGGGCAGGACGGCTCCGGAGCTCACCGCCATGTTCCTCATGCGCTTCTCCGCCGACCCTGGCCGCGGGTGGCTCGACGCCAAGAAGTGGATGGTGACGGTCAGTGTGCCGGACGACCGTCCGGGCCGGTATCAGTTGAGCGACGTGGACGCGACCGGTGCGGGGATCGCCTCTCTCACCCCTGAGGGCGTCGGCTGGGTGGTCGTCGGCTCCGGGACGGGGACCCTGCGCTATCAGACCGCGGTCCAATTGACCGGTACGTTCGACCGGGTGCGTGACGCGCGTGCCGGAGACGTGTACCAGCAGATGCTCGACGATCTGTACGGGGGCAGGGTCACCTATCAGGTCGTCAGCGAGGCTCTGCGGCTCGATCACCACCGGGCGTGGGAACTCGGCATGGCCGACTGCATGGTGGTGAGCCGGGTGATCGCCGACCGGCTTCGCGGCCATGGCCTGGCCGCTCGTGCCCGGCGGGGACTTCTGCTCGGTCCGGTCGGTAGCGAGCACGCTTGGTGCGAGGTATGGGAAGACGGCCGCTGGAAGGCCGTCGATGTGGGGTTCGCCTACAACCCCACCGGGCGGCCCTGGATGCACCGGCCGGCGGCAACGGATGAATTCGCGGCTGCTTGCTTCGGGAGCCGGTTCAACCGGCTTCTGCCGTGCGCGGCCCCGGACGCCGCTTCCCTGATCCTTGACCGGCTGGAGGGCCGGCCCCGCGCAATGAACAGCCTCATCAGCGCCACCGCCTGGAATGGAGCAGCATGA
- a CDS encoding phosphopantetheine-binding protein gives MTSPDDFTRARILVKECLDLPALADTIGDQEVLVLAGVNSGELIRVVQRCEEALGRTLNDDELTGIDSIAAVAALLSDGRAG, from the coding sequence ATGACCTCTCCCGACGACTTCACCCGGGCGCGCATCCTCGTCAAGGAATGCCTGGACCTTCCCGCACTCGCAGACACCATCGGTGACCAGGAGGTCCTCGTACTGGCCGGTGTGAACTCCGGGGAGCTCATCAGGGTGGTGCAGCGGTGCGAGGAAGCCCTCGGCCGGACGCTGAACGATGACGAGCTGACCGGCATCGATTCGATCGCGGCCGTTGCCGCACTGCTGAGCGACGGAAGGGCCGGCTGA
- a CDS encoding AMP-binding protein, translating into MWLQQLLHRKETRSPQALALRDQRRDVTWARLGDDARALAGAIGQHVPPGGRVVLLTANRVELIEALFACALTGTIAVPVNPVLVDRELGYILDRVGAQCAIADQAGRSRLASMQPALVTKPIEEVAAWPQAPTGRTSEFDGHTGGALTDPFVILHTSATTGLPKGAVCDQRYLQFQALSWLAEVRPDPGAVFLNAGPLSHGSMVIALNYLAADGTLCVLDQFSPHTFLGAVRRWRAEHTFLVPAMLKLLLESRRLTDSDLSSLRLILHGGAPCPKDLADRAKAVLGIPLHTIFGITEASGPALSCRPDDQPGTAALPGATCAGLPMPGFTARIANQDGTVAPPGTVGTLHLRCDGLMQGYWNDPEATARALANGWLNTGDLGYRDEHDYVWLVDRRSDLILRGGQNVYPAEIEHVLRPLPWVAEVAVVASPSPHWGQTPVAFIEPLAGAAFNERQLISTCVRELAGYKRPSRFVRVDAMPRSSQGKLLRRALRERAANAELTGESP; encoded by the coding sequence GTGTGGCTCCAACAGCTTCTGCACCGCAAGGAGACCCGCTCGCCGCAGGCTTTGGCCCTGCGCGACCAGCGGCGTGACGTCACCTGGGCACGCCTCGGGGATGACGCGCGAGCCTTGGCCGGCGCCATCGGACAGCATGTCCCGCCAGGCGGCCGAGTCGTCCTGCTGACGGCGAACAGGGTGGAGCTGATCGAGGCACTGTTCGCCTGCGCCCTCACCGGCACGATCGCCGTGCCCGTCAATCCGGTCCTGGTCGACCGGGAGTTGGGATACATCCTTGACCGAGTCGGCGCCCAGTGCGCGATCGCCGACCAAGCCGGTCGCAGTCGTCTGGCCTCCATGCAGCCGGCCCTGGTGACCAAGCCGATCGAAGAGGTTGCCGCCTGGCCGCAAGCGCCGACAGGGCGAACCAGCGAGTTCGACGGTCACACGGGCGGCGCGCTGACGGACCCCTTCGTCATCCTCCATACCTCGGCAACCACGGGACTGCCCAAGGGCGCTGTCTGCGATCAGCGATACCTCCAGTTCCAGGCGCTGTCCTGGTTGGCCGAGGTACGACCGGACCCTGGTGCGGTGTTCCTCAACGCGGGGCCGCTCTCCCACGGCAGCATGGTGATCGCACTGAACTACCTCGCCGCCGACGGCACGCTGTGCGTGCTCGACCAGTTCTCGCCGCACACGTTCCTCGGTGCCGTCCGAAGGTGGCGGGCAGAGCACACCTTCCTCGTCCCGGCCATGCTGAAGCTGCTGTTGGAAAGCCGACGGCTGACCGACTCCGACCTGTCATCCCTGCGCCTGATCCTGCACGGTGGCGCGCCCTGTCCCAAGGACCTGGCCGACCGCGCCAAGGCGGTGCTCGGCATCCCGCTGCACACGATCTTCGGCATCACCGAAGCGAGCGGCCCGGCGCTCTCTTGTCGACCCGATGACCAGCCCGGCACTGCCGCCCTGCCCGGAGCGACGTGTGCCGGCCTCCCCATGCCGGGATTCACGGCTCGCATCGCCAACCAGGACGGAACCGTCGCACCGCCAGGTACGGTCGGCACTCTCCACCTGCGCTGCGACGGGCTGATGCAGGGCTACTGGAACGATCCGGAAGCCACCGCCCGAGCGCTGGCGAACGGCTGGCTCAACACAGGAGACCTCGGGTACCGCGACGAGCACGACTACGTGTGGCTGGTCGACCGGCGAAGCGACCTCATCCTGCGCGGCGGCCAGAATGTCTACCCCGCCGAAATCGAGCACGTCCTCAGGCCACTGCCGTGGGTGGCCGAGGTCGCCGTCGTCGCCTCCCCATCACCCCACTGGGGCCAGACCCCAGTGGCCTTCATCGAGCCCCTCGCGGGAGCCGCATTCAACGAGCGGCAGCTCATCAGCACCTGTGTACGCGAACTGGCCGGCTACAAACGGCCCAGCCGCTTCGTCCGGGTTGACGCGATGCCGCGCAGCAGCCAGGGCAAGCTGCTGCGCCGCGCGCTACGGGAGCGGGCGGCAAACGCCGAACTCACCGGCGAATCCCCATGA
- a CDS encoding PPOX class F420-dependent oxidoreductase, giving the protein MSAMRMEEDEWRAFVLEGTRTAKLATKRADGSPHVTPVCFTLEGGDMVFSTDMSTVKAKAMLRDSRVAVCVDDERPPFRYVMLRGRATVDSDPVAVRRSLHVLGTRYLGADRAKVAVMAHAKPGAVVVRVRVEEVVAWRYQ; this is encoded by the coding sequence ATGAGTGCCATGCGTATGGAGGAGGACGAGTGGAGGGCGTTCGTTCTGGAGGGGACGCGGACGGCCAAGCTGGCCACGAAGCGTGCGGACGGCAGTCCCCATGTCACACCCGTCTGCTTCACGCTTGAGGGCGGTGACATGGTCTTCAGTACGGACATGAGTACGGTCAAGGCGAAGGCCATGCTGCGTGACTCGCGGGTTGCCGTCTGTGTGGACGATGAACGACCGCCGTTCAGGTACGTGATGCTGCGGGGGAGGGCCACAGTGGACAGCGACCCGGTGGCGGTGCGCAGGTCGCTGCATGTACTGGGAACGCGGTACCTCGGTGCCGACCGCGCCAAGGTGGCGGTCATGGCGCACGCCAAGCCGGGCGCTGTCGTTGTCCGCGTACGTGTCGAGGAGGTCGTCGCCTGGCGCTACCAGTAG